A stretch of Mauremys reevesii isolate NIE-2019 linkage group 25, ASM1616193v1, whole genome shotgun sequence DNA encodes these proteins:
- the TMEM106C gene encoding transmembrane protein 106C gives MGCLFSLGGNASSRQRRENDEDLLDSRDREEDIAKFPYVEFTGRDSITCPTCQGTGCIPTEQVNELVALIPYSDQRLRPQRTKLYVLLSVLLCLLISGLVIFFLFPHSVLVDDEGIKGVQVWFDQKNSIVILAITTTLRIRNSNFYSVAVTSLASQVQYMNTVVGTQQITNVSRIQPLSDKLVNFTVKSEMGGPFSYVYFFCTLPKVTVHNIVIFMRTSVKISYIGHVTQSSLETYHYVDCGANSTAVQDPRPVSTPPTLDSVTKERRIL, from the exons ATGGGGTGTCTGTTCTCTCTCGGTGGTAATGCGTCTTCCAGGCAGAGAAGAGAGAATGATGAGGACTTACTAGACAGCAGAGATCGTGAGGAAGACATTGCCAAGTTTCCATATGTTGAGTTCACAGGTCGGGACAGCATCACCTGCCCGACTTGCCAAGGCACTGGCTGTATTCCCACAG AGCAGGTAAATGAGTTGGTGGCGCTAATACCATACAGTGACCAGAGGCTCCGTCCCCAGAGAAC GAAGCTCTATGTGCTGCTGTCTGTGCTGCTCTGCCTTCTGATATCAGGGCTGGTGATTTTCTTCCTGTTTCCACACTCGGTCCTTGTGGATGATGAGGGCATCAAAGGGGTTCAAGTTTGGTTCGACCAGAAAAACTCCATTGTCATTCTTGCCATCACG ACCACCCTGAGGATCAGAAACTCCAATTTCTATTCAGTTGCAGTAACCAGCCTAGCCAGCCAGGTGCAGTACATGAACACTGTGGTTGGAACCCAACAGATTACCAATGTGTCCCGCATCCAGCCGCTGAGCGACAAACTG GTGAATTTCACTGTGAAATCAGAGATGGGTGGACCTTTCTCCTATGTGTA TTTCTTTTGCACATTACCCAAGGTCACAGTGCATAACATAGTGATCTTCATGAG AACATCAGTGAAAATCTCATACATCGGCCATGTGACTCAGAGCTCCTTGGAAACATATCACTATGTAGATTGTGGCGCTAATTCCACAGCTGTCCAGGACCCTCGGCCTGTGTCCACCCCACCTACTCTAGATAGTGTAACCAAAGAGAGGAGGATACTCTGA